GCGGTAAGTACGTTATTGGAACCGATATCTATCTGGAACCAGGCTCCTCTCTCCGGCACGAGAAGAGCTGAGAAAATATCCTTCTCGAAAGAGAAATAAAGCCCGGGAGAACGCTGAAGCTGGCTTATTACGACGCGCTCCACGCCGTTGATTATAAAGCTGCCGCCGGATGTAATATACGGCAAATCGCATATGTAGACTTTTTGTTCTATTACGTCTTTTACTTTGGGTTCCGCGCCTTCTTCTTCGGTATCCAGAAACCGCGTAAGTCTGAAGTACCCGTTTATGGGTTTGGCATGAGTTGCGCCGCGTTCCATTGCGTCTTCCGCAGAATAGATGGCGCTCCCGACGTCGTAACCCATGTACTCAAGCTTGAGGTGGCTGTGAATATCTTCAACCGGAAAAGCTTCCTGGAATGCCGCCTCAAGACCTATCGGCTTCCTCTTTTCCTGAGGAACATCGGGCTGCAAGAATTCTTCAAACGAACCAACCTGAATATTTTCTACAGCCTCGACGGTTCCATATTTTGGAAGCTTCGAGAAGTCTTTGATTTCCATGAGCGTTCTTACTTCAGCTCTACTTTAGCTCCAGCGGACTCCAGTTGCTTTTTAATCGCGTCAGCTTCTTCTTTTGAGGCGCCTTCCTTTATAGTTCCAGGGAGTGCATCGATGAGGTCTTTTGCTTCCTTGAGCCCAAGACCTGTTACGGTGCGCACTTCTTTAAGCACCTGAAGTTTCTGCGCTCCAACGTCAGTAAGAATAACGTTAAACTCCGATTTCTCTGCGGCAGCGGCTTCACCGCCTGCGGCCGGAGCAGCGGCTCCGCCCGGTGCGGCAACGGCAACGGCCTGGATGTTGAATTTTTCCTTTAACGTATCTACAAGCTGCGAAAGCTCAAGAATGGTAAGTGATCCTATATCGTCTACAAGCTTTGTAAGTTTTGTAGAAACAGCGGCTTCTTCGCTCATTATTGTTCCTCCTTCTTTGTTCTGAGTGAATCCAGAACAAGAGTGAATTCCTGCAGCTTGGCCTGCAATACGCCGACCAGCGCACTTTTAACGCTTTCAAATAAACCGACAAGCTGACCAAGCAAAACCTCTTTGGAAGGAATCTTGGAAAGCTTAATTACTTCTTCAGCCGCGTAAAAGCGACCTTCGACAAACGCACCTTTGAATTTAACAGGTACATCGTCTTCCGCAAACTCTGCTATCTTGCGCGCCGGAACTAGGATGTCGTCCAGCGAGTATATTATGGCCGTTGAACCTCGCAGCATATCTTTTTTTGGAATCTCGACCTTCAGCTCGGTAAAAGCCTGTGCAAGAAGCCTGTTCTTGACAACCTTCATGCGAGCCTTGTTAGATCTTAATTCCCTGCGCAGGCGGGTCACGTCTCCCGCA
This genomic interval from bacterium contains the following:
- the rplL gene encoding 50S ribosomal protein L7/L12, which gives rise to MSEEAAVSTKLTKLVDDIGSLTILELSQLVDTLKEKFNIQAVAVAAPGGAAAPAAGGEAAAAEKSEFNVILTDVGAQKLQVLKEVRTVTGLGLKEAKDLIDALPGTIKEGASKEEADAIKKQLESAGAKVELK
- a CDS encoding 50S ribosomal protein L10, with protein sequence MIKADKKKLVKNLVDELGSINNYYFADFTGINAGDVTRLRRELRSNKARMKVVKNRLLAQAFTELKVEIPKKDMLRGSTAIIYSLDDILVPARKIAEFAEDDVPVKFKGAFVEGRFYAAEEVIKLSKIPSKEVLLGQLVGLFESVKSALVGVLQAKLQEFTLVLDSLRTKKEEQ